The Deltaproteobacteria bacterium genome segment TGACCGATCGGTCTATAGTGGTCGGTCAGGGGGCGGATGTGCGTGAGCTGAGCCAAAGAGATAGAAGACGGCCGGCGGGAATGACTGCCGCAGCGACCGCGCGTGCCAACGTGAACCTCGCGCTGGTGAAGTACTGGGGGAAGCGCGATGCGGCGCTCAACCTGCCGGCCACCGGGAGCATCTCGCTCACGCTCGACGGCCTCTCGGTCGAGGCATCGGTCGCCTTCGGCGGCGGTGAGGCCGACCGGATCGAGATCGACGGCGCCGAGGCCGCGGGCGACGAGGCGCTCCGGGTGGCGCGCTTCCTGGACCTCGTGCGCGCCGAGGCCGGCCGGCGCGAGCGCGCGCTCGTCACCACGCGGAGCACGGTGCCGCGCGGTGTCGGCCTGGCGTCCTCGGCGGCGGCCTTCGCGGCGCTGGCGCTCGCGGCGAGCCGTGCCGCCGGGATTGTGCTCGATCCGCCCGCGCTCTCGGCGCTCGCCCGCCGCGGCTCGGGCTCGGCGGCGCGCTCGATCTTCGGCGGCTTCGTCGAGTGGCGGCGCGGCGAGCGGCCCGACGGGCGAGACTCGGTGGCCGAGCCGCTCGCGCCGCCGGACTTCTGGGACG includes the following:
- the mvaD gene encoding diphosphomevalonate decarboxylase; this translates as MTAAATARANVNLALVKYWGKRDAALNLPATGSISLTLDGLSVEASVAFGGGEADRIEIDGAEAAGDEALRVARFLDLVRAEAGRRERALVTTRSTVPRGVGLASSAAAFAALALAASRAAGIVLDPPALSALARRGSGSAARSIFGGFVEWRRGERPDGRDSVAEPLAPPDFWDVRVVVAVTSSAPKAVSSRAGMERAATSPFYPAWVAGAEADLAEARAAIRARDLDALGLVAEHSALEMHAVGLAARPPLVYWRAATVGCLERVWQLRAEGTPAFATIDAGPQVKVLCAPADAGPVAEALRAVPGVERVLTCAPGGGAEVAA